A single Asterias rubens chromosome 13, eAstRub1.3, whole genome shotgun sequence DNA region contains:
- the LOC117298826 gene encoding rhodanese domain-containing protein CG4456-like — MEKGDKMESPLLEDEQNVYYDGLVKRIQSGDLQLIEVRNAPELAQTGTIIENICHVPVPELEEALQLSDEAFLAKYGHPKPQKTQDNVVFTCRIGNRSLKALNIAKALGYTKARHYPGGWTEWIQKNPRSSSSN; from the exons ATGGAGAAAGGAGATAAGATGGAGTCCCCGTTacttgaagacgagcagaatgTTTACTACGATGGGCTAGTCAAACGAATACAGAGTGGTGATTTGCAGCTCATTGAAGTCCGGAACGCTCCGGAGTTAGCTCAGACAGGAACAATCATCGAGAATATATGTCATGTTCCAG ttccagaattagaAGAGGCACTCCAGCTTTCAGACGAAGCCTTTCTTGCCAAATATGGGCATCCGAAACCCCAAAAGACACAAGATAATGTAGTGTTCACCTGTAGGATTGGCAACCGGAGTTTGAAGGCGCTAAATATAGCGAAGGCATTGGGTTAcacaaa AGCAAGACATTACCCCGGTGGCTGGACTGAATGGATACAGAAGAATCCAAGAAGTAGTAGTAGTAACTAG
- the LOC117298825 gene encoding thiosulfate sulfurtransferase/rhodanese-like domain-containing protein 3, with amino-acid sequence MATVSIFRAATAARFSNTVTRTRSLFSVTVTQPSRQSREFHPVSSNKALLKWQTDLQTSNLKAPVFSRPFSTEAQVEDEDNVYYEGLVRRIRSGDMQMIDVRDLSELEEFGTIIPNVCHIPVLQVEAALKLSDEDFKAKYGHPKPKKTDENIVFSCKKGIRSLTARNTARDMGFKKARHYPGAWMEWARMNNLPSPKE; translated from the exons ATGGCTACCGTATCGATATTTCGTGCTGCAACGGCTGCACGATTTAGCAACACAGTGACAAGAACTCGCAG TTTGTTCAGTGTGACAGTCACGCAGCCGAGCCGGCAGAGCAGAGAGTTCCACCCTGTGTCTTCCAACAAGGCCCTGCTTAAAT GGCAAACTGATCTACAAACTTCCAACTTGAAGGCGCCAGTGTTTTCCCGCCCTTTTAGCACAGAAGCTCAGGTTGAAGACGAGGATAACGTCTACTATGAAGGGTTGGTCAGACGTATTCGTAGCGGGGATATGCAGATGATTGACGTTCGTGATCTATCGGAACTTGAAGAGTTTGGGACCATCATACCAAATGTCTGTCATATTCCAG TACTGCAGGTGGAGGCAGCGCTGAAACTGTCTGATGAGGACTTCAAGGCCAAATATGGGCATCCTAAACCTAAAAAGACGGATGAAAACATCGTCTTTTCGTGTAAGAAAGGCATCCGGAGCCTGACAGCACGGAATACCGCCAGGGACATGGGATTCAAAAA agcGAGACACTATCCTGGTGCGTGGATGGAATGGGCCAGAATGAACAACCTGCCATCCCCTAAAGAGTAG
- the LOC117298596 gene encoding D-beta-hydroxybutyrate dehydrogenase, mitochondrial-like, which translates to MPVNNRTYFASWVLLTFVALAVYKAEDSYGAKVISVLFALSGLYIGAKLIPRGRVSPEGRAVFITGCDTGFGNLLARRLDSYGFTVLAGCYLPDGTGARNLVQETSSRLTIVPCDVTSDDSVQRAKEIIKKELKTQGKGRVVNVASISGLWSIPSNSPYCMTKYAVECFSDTLRYEMSPWGVKVAIVEPGEYGKLTNIGMNSKEVIIATANALWEDMSVDVQQDYGREYFDAQADIYNQSREECWDDVTPVIDAMLDAVTSRSPKHRYLVGELWTYFSKFKFTLLPSWMTDGVFKQLLDGFPKPAARREKYE; encoded by the exons ATGCCTGTGAATAACCGAACCTACTTTGCATCATGGGTCTTACTAACTTTCGTCGCACTTGCTGTTTATAAGGCAGAAGATAGTTATGGCGCGAAAGTTATATCAGTGCTATTTGCTCTCTCTGGTCTGTACATTGGTGCCAAG cttaTACCCAGGGGTAGAGTGAGTCCCGAGGGTAGGGCAGTATTTATCACAGGATGTGACACCGGTTTCGGTAATCTATTGGCAAGGAGACTGGATAGCTATGGCTTTACTGTACTGGCTGGGTGCTATTTACCAG ACGGGACAGGGGCGCGCAACCTTGTTCAAGAAACATCATCGAGATTGACTATCGTCCCCTGTGACGTCACGTCTGACGACTCGGTCCAGAGGGCAAAGGAGATCATTAAGAAAGAATTGAAAACACAAGGAAAAG GTCGTGTGGTGAATGTGGCTAGTATTTCTGGTCTGTGGTCGATTCCGTCCAACTCACCATACTGTATGACCAAATACGCGGTGGAGTGCTTTTCAGACACACTACGCTACGAGATGAGCCCTTGGGGAGTCAAG GTTGCCATCGTTGAACCGGGCGAATATGGTAAACTAACAAACATAGGAATGAATTCCAAAGAGGTAATCATTGCCACAgccaatgcattgtgggaagacATGAGCGTGGACGTGCAACAAGACTACGGCAGGGAATATTTCGACGCTCAAGCTGACATATACAACCAGAGTCGCGAGGAATGCTGGGATGACGTCACGCCAGTTATAGACGCCATGTTGGATGCGGTCACCTCCCGGTCGCCCAAGCATAGATATTTAGTTGGGGAGCTGTGgacttatttttcaaaatttaaatttactCTTTTGCCATCTTGGATGACGGATGGTGTTTTTAAACAGCTACTGGATGGGTTTCCAAAACCAGCTGCCCGGCGAGAAAAATATGAGTAA
- the LOC117298828 gene encoding stress-associated endoplasmic reticulum protein 2-like produces MPSKQRMRLANEKASKNVEKRGNVPKSSKPSDDKYPVAPWLLGLFIFVVCGSAIFQIIQSIRMQ; encoded by the exons ATGCCGAGCAAACAGAGAATGAGACTAGCGAATGAGAAGGCATCGAAAAATGTGGAGAAAAGAGGAAATGTTCCAAAATCATCG AAACCTTCAGACGACAAATACCCAGTTGCTCCATGGTTATTGGGACTCTTCATCTTTGTGGTTTGTGGATCAG CCATTTTCCAGATTATTCAGTCGATAAGAATGCAATAG